Proteins from a genomic interval of Periophthalmus magnuspinnatus isolate fPerMag1 chromosome 11, fPerMag1.2.pri, whole genome shotgun sequence:
- the LOC117378413 gene encoding tubulin beta chain has protein sequence MREIVHIQAGQCGNQIGAKFWEVISDEHGIDPTGTYHGDSDLQLDRISVYYNEATGGKYVPRAILVDLEPGTMDSVRSGPFGQIFRPDNFVFGQSGAGNNWAKGHYTEGAELVDSVLDVVRKEAESCECLQGFQLTHSLGGGTGSGMGTLLISKIREEYPDRIMNTFSVVPSPKVSDTVVEPYNATLSVHQLVENTDETYCIDNEALYDICFRTLKLTTPTYGDLNHLVSATMSGVTTCLRFPGQLNADLRKLAVNMVPFPRLHFFMPGFAPLTSRGSQQYRALTVPELTQQVFDAKNMMAACDPRHGRYLTVAAVFRGRMSMKEVDEQMLNVQNKNSSYFVEWIPNNVKTAVCDIPPRGLKMAVTFIGNSTAIQELFKRISEQFTAMFRRKAFLHWYTGEGMDEMEFTEAESNMNDLVSEYQQYQDATAEEEGEFEEEAEEDA, from the exons ttCTGGGAGGTGATCAGTGATGAGCATGGCATTGACCCGACTGGGACTTACCATGGAGACAGCGACCTGCAGCTGGACAGGATCAGTGTGTACTACAACGAGGCCACTG GTGGAAAATATGTGCCCAGAGCCATTCTAGTTGATCTGGAGCCAGGAACGATGGATTCTGTACGCTCTGGGCCGTTTGGACAAATTTTTAGGCCTGACAACTTTGTCTTTG GACAAAGTGGTGCAGGGAACAACTGGGCAAAAGGTCACTACACCGAGGGGGCGGAGCTTGTGGACTCAGTTTTGGATGTGGTTCGTAAAGAGGCGGAGAGCTGCGAGTGTCTGCAGGGCTTTCAGCTCACTCACTCTCTGGGAGGAGGCACCGGATCAGGGATGGGGACGCTCCTCATCAGCAAAATCCGTGAGGAGTATCCCGATCGCATCATGAACACCTTCAGCGTGGTGCCCTCTCCAAAA GTTTCAGATACAGTGGTTGAACCGTACAACGCCACGCTCTCGGTGCACCAGCTGGTCGAAAACACTGATGAAACGTACTGCATCGACAACGAAGCACTTTATGATATCTGCTTCCGTACTCTCAAACTCACCACACCAACTTACGGCGACCTAAACCACCTTGTCTCTGCCACAATGAGCGGGGTCACCACCTGTCTTCGGTTTCCCGGGCAACTCAATGCCGATTTGAGAAAACTTGCGGTCAACATGGTCCCATTTCCACGTCTTCACTTCTTCATGCCTGGTTTTGCTCCCTTGACCAGTAGGGGGAGCCAGCAGTACCGCGCTCTCACCGTACCAGAGCTAACCCAGCAAGTATTCGATGCTAAAAACATGATGGCGGCTTGTGACCCTCGGCACGGACGCTACCTAACAGTGGCTGCAGTTTTCCGTGGTCGCATGTCCATGAAAGAAGTTGATGAGCAAATGCTGAATGTTCAAAACAAGAATAGCAGTTACTTTGTTGAGTGGATCCCAAATAACGTCAAGACAGCGGTGTGCGATATTCCTCCACGTGGTCTCAAAATGGCCGTCACTTTCATTGGAAATAGCACCGCAATCCAGGAGCTGTTCAAGCGTATTTCTGAGCAGTTTACTGCAATGTTCCGCCGTAAAGCTTTTCTTCACTGGTACACCGGTGAAGGCATGGATGAGATGGAGTTTACAGAAGCGGAGAGCAACATGAATGATCTGGTGTCCGAATATCAGCAGTACCAGGACGCCaccgcagaggaggagggagagtttGAGGAAGAGGCAGAGGAAGACGCATAA